Proteins co-encoded in one Pseudophryne corroboree isolate aPseCor3 chromosome 1, aPseCor3.hap2, whole genome shotgun sequence genomic window:
- the LOC134966781 gene encoding olfactory receptor 5V1-like: protein MTIAGNSMVIAVVSLDPHLHTPMYFFLFNLAVIELLYTNVVIPNTLRNLLNEDKNISFVGCFIQMFAFITLGGSECVLLGIMAYDRYVAICKPLLYTIMMNMSLCIYLVVMCWVIGCVNSLVNTVLTATLPYCHDRLIRHYFCEIPPLLKIACKNTHTNELVVFLVGGFVMVGPFLLTLISYSFVISAVIKIPSATGKRKAFSTCTSHLMVVTIFYGTIILTYLRPPSQSFYNHDHIVSLAYAIVTPLINPFIYSFRNKDVQSALRKIIQPRIFL from the coding sequence ATGACAATTGCTGGAAACTCCATGGTTATTGCTGTCGTCAGCTTGGATCCTCATCTTCACACTCCCATGTACTTTTTCTTATTCAACCTTGCTGTGATTGAATTATTGTACACAAATGTTGTTATTCCAAATACGTTAAGAAATCTCTTAAATGAAGACAAGAACATCTCATTTGTAGGCTGCTTTATTCAAATGTTTGCCTTTATTACTTTGGGAGGCTCTGAGTGTGTTCTACTTGGCATTATGGCGTATGACAGATATGTAGCCATATGCAAGCCTCTCCTATATACCATTATGATGAACATGTCCTTGTGCATCTACTTAGTAGTCATGTGTTGGGTGATAGGATGTGTCAATTCATTAGTGAACACTGTTCTTACAGCAACATTGCCCTACTGTCATGACCGTCTGATAAGACATTACTTCTGTGAGATTCCACCACTTCTAAAGATAGCTTGCAAAAATACCCACACCAATGAGTTAGTGGTATTTCTTGTTGGAGGGTTTGTGATGGTGGGCCCATTTCTTCTTACTCTTATATCATACAGCTTTGTCATCAGTGCAGTAATAAAAATTCCTAGTGCTACTGGGAAGAGAAAAGCCTTCTCCACATGCACCTCTCATCTGATGGTTGTCACCATCTTCTATGGGACAATCATCTTGACTTACCTCCGCCCTCCTTCACAGTCATTCTACAATCATGATCACATCGTTTCTTTGGCATATGCTATAGTCACACCActtattaaccccttcatatacagctTTAGGAATAAAGATGTTCAGAGTGCTCTGAGGAAAATTATACAGCCCAGAATTTTTCTGTGA